A genomic window from Nematostella vectensis chromosome 9, jaNemVect1.1, whole genome shotgun sequence includes:
- the LOC5515367 gene encoding glutathione reductase isoform X1: MRISLRLMMAAVKAYDYVVIGGGSGGIASARRAAEFGVKAVVIEHARLGGTCVNVGCVPKKIMFNAAMCAETLPYYKDYGFDVTLNKFTWKNIKEKRDAHVSKLNTIYENNLGKAHVDFVAGHAQFTPDGNVKVGDQLFSGKHILIATGGVPSLPSIPGFEHGITSDGFFELEDLPKKVAVVGAGYIAVELAGILNALGSRVSLLIRYNNVIRNFDSMLSGMLTEEIKDSGIDLCTNTTVSIHLLCVDFDIVDHLFLHTSCLQTEQVSKDSNTGLLTLHTLKNKTEKVDLSGYDCLLWAMGRNPNTNNLGLEHMGIEMDKGGHIIVDEFQNTTRPNVYALGDVCGKALLTPVAISAGRKLAHRLFDGQTNLRLDYDNIPTVVFSHPTIGTIGLTEEQAAQQYGKDKLKIYKSTFVNMYYAVTDKKHKTHMKLITLLPEEKVIGLHILGLGADEMLQGFAVAIKMGATKADFDNAVAIHPTSSEELVTMR; encoded by the exons ATGCGAATTTCTCTGCGTTTGATGATGGCTGCCGTAAAAGCCTACGACTATGTTGTGATCGGCGGAGGATCTGGAGGAATCGCCAGCGCTAGAAGAGCGGCAGAGTTCGGTGTGAAAGCTGTCGTTATCGAGCATGCTCGGCTCGGTGGTACTTGT GTCAATGTTGGCTGTGTTCCGAAAAAG ATTATGTTCAATGCAGCTATGTGCGCTGAGACACTGCCATATTACAAGGACTACGGTTTTGATGTTACTTTAAACAAGTTCACATGGAA GAATATCAAGGAGAAGAGGGATGCACATGTTAGCAAACTTAATACAATCTATGAAAACAACCTAGGCAAG GCCCATGTAGATTTTGTTGCTGGTCATGCCCAGTTTACCCCTGATGGAAACGTAAAAGTAGGTGATCAGCTGTTCTCTGGGAAACACATTCTGATTGCTACAGGTGGagtaccatcactgccttcaATACCAG GTTTTGAACATGGTATAACAAGTGATGGCTTCTTTGAGCTGGAGGATCTACCAAA AAAAGTGGCAGTTGTTGGTGCTGGCTATATCGCTGTAGAGTTGGCTGGTATTCTCAATGCTCTTGGATCTAGAGTTTCTCTTCTCATCAGATATAACAAT GTGATAAGGAATTTTGATTCAATGTTAAGTGGAATGCTCACAGAAGAAATCAAAGATTCTGGAATTGATCTCTGTACTAATACAACTGTAAGTATACACCTCTTGTGTGTTGATTTTGACATTGTCGACCACTTATTTTTACACACATCTTGTCTGCAGACTGAACAAGTCTCAAAAGACAGCAATACTGGGCTTCTAACTCTTCACACCCTTAAAAACAAGACAGAGAAAGTTGATTTATCTGGGTATGATTGTCTACTTTGGGCCATGGGGCGTAACCCCAACACCAACAATCTAGGCCTCGAGCATATG GGCATTGAGATGGACAAAGGAGGACATATTATTGTAGATGAG tttcaAAACACTACTAGGCCAAATGTATATGCTCTTGGTGATGTATGTGGCAAAGCCCTTCTCACTCCAG TTGCCATATCAGCAGGCCGTAAGCTGGCTCATCGACTCTTTGATGGTCAGACCAACCTTAGGCTTGACTATGACAACATACCCACTGTGGTATTCAGTCATCCTACTATCGGCACTATTGgtcttactgaag AACAAGCAGCTCAGCAGTATGGTAAAGACAAATTAAAGATCTACAAGTCTACCTTTGTGAACATGTACTACGCAGTGACTGACAAAAAACATAAGACTCACATGAAGCTGATCACACTTCTTCCCGAGGAAAAG gTTATTGGTCTGCACATTCTCGGCCTAGGAGCAGAtgaaatgcttcagggtttTGCAGTGGCCATAAAGATGGGAGCAACCAAGGCTGACTTTGATAATGCTGTAGCCATCCATCCCACTTCTTCTGAAGAACTTGTGACCATGCGCTGA
- the LOC5515367 gene encoding glutathione reductase, mitochondrial isoform X2 produces MRISLRLMMAAVKAYDYVVIGGGSGGIASARRAAEFGVKAVVIEHARLGGTCVNVGCVPKKIMFNAAMCAETLPYYKDYGFDVTLNKFTWKNIKEKRDAHVSKLNTIYENNLGKAHVDFVAGHAQFTPDGNVKVGDQLFSGKHILIATGGVPSLPSIPGFEHGITSDGFFELEDLPKKVAVVGAGYIAVELAGILNALGSRVSLLIRYNNVIRNFDSMLSGMLTEEIKDSGIDLCTNTTTEQVSKDSNTGLLTLHTLKNKTEKVDLSGYDCLLWAMGRNPNTNNLGLEHMGIEMDKGGHIIVDEFQNTTRPNVYALGDVCGKALLTPVAISAGRKLAHRLFDGQTNLRLDYDNIPTVVFSHPTIGTIGLTEEQAAQQYGKDKLKIYKSTFVNMYYAVTDKKHKTHMKLITLLPEEKVIGLHILGLGADEMLQGFAVAIKMGATKADFDNAVAIHPTSSEELVTMR; encoded by the exons ATGCGAATTTCTCTGCGTTTGATGATGGCTGCCGTAAAAGCCTACGACTATGTTGTGATCGGCGGAGGATCTGGAGGAATCGCCAGCGCTAGAAGAGCGGCAGAGTTCGGTGTGAAAGCTGTCGTTATCGAGCATGCTCGGCTCGGTGGTACTTGT GTCAATGTTGGCTGTGTTCCGAAAAAG ATTATGTTCAATGCAGCTATGTGCGCTGAGACACTGCCATATTACAAGGACTACGGTTTTGATGTTACTTTAAACAAGTTCACATGGAA GAATATCAAGGAGAAGAGGGATGCACATGTTAGCAAACTTAATACAATCTATGAAAACAACCTAGGCAAG GCCCATGTAGATTTTGTTGCTGGTCATGCCCAGTTTACCCCTGATGGAAACGTAAAAGTAGGTGATCAGCTGTTCTCTGGGAAACACATTCTGATTGCTACAGGTGGagtaccatcactgccttcaATACCAG GTTTTGAACATGGTATAACAAGTGATGGCTTCTTTGAGCTGGAGGATCTACCAAA AAAAGTGGCAGTTGTTGGTGCTGGCTATATCGCTGTAGAGTTGGCTGGTATTCTCAATGCTCTTGGATCTAGAGTTTCTCTTCTCATCAGATATAACAAT GTGATAAGGAATTTTGATTCAATGTTAAGTGGAATGCTCACAGAAGAAATCAAAGATTCTGGAATTGATCTCTGTACTAATACAACT ACTGAACAAGTCTCAAAAGACAGCAATACTGGGCTTCTAACTCTTCACACCCTTAAAAACAAGACAGAGAAAGTTGATTTATCTGGGTATGATTGTCTACTTTGGGCCATGGGGCGTAACCCCAACACCAACAATCTAGGCCTCGAGCATATG GGCATTGAGATGGACAAAGGAGGACATATTATTGTAGATGAG tttcaAAACACTACTAGGCCAAATGTATATGCTCTTGGTGATGTATGTGGCAAAGCCCTTCTCACTCCAG TTGCCATATCAGCAGGCCGTAAGCTGGCTCATCGACTCTTTGATGGTCAGACCAACCTTAGGCTTGACTATGACAACATACCCACTGTGGTATTCAGTCATCCTACTATCGGCACTATTGgtcttactgaag AACAAGCAGCTCAGCAGTATGGTAAAGACAAATTAAAGATCTACAAGTCTACCTTTGTGAACATGTACTACGCAGTGACTGACAAAAAACATAAGACTCACATGAAGCTGATCACACTTCTTCCCGAGGAAAAG gTTATTGGTCTGCACATTCTCGGCCTAGGAGCAGAtgaaatgcttcagggtttTGCAGTGGCCATAAAGATGGGAGCAACCAAGGCTGACTTTGATAATGCTGTAGCCATCCATCCCACTTCTTCTGAAGAACTTGTGACCATGCGCTGA
- the LOC5515366 gene encoding PI-PLC X domain-containing protein 3: MADGQTTLQDEPFEILKKSALTDNDFSRWMENLPNEKQLCRLNDLVIPGSHDSGTFYLNQDLEVGPDEPQMIHNLVTVFGKFAKSVVHGWSVTQSLNIYEQLYAGVRYIDLRVALRAEENDVRIVHGLYGCLVNEILRDVKRFNAERPKEVVILDFNHFYNMDSEAHQRLADTLLGMFGETLRAPGEDPLNVTLQDLWACEQSVIIVYHDYDVYECYPCFWPPNYFYSPWPNVSDRKQLMDFLSTKCLKSDCPNNAFHITQGVLTPQTSTVVGNMTGTLKDCLAVKCNIHLTGWLKALCDSKYHKFNIIITDFVEHGEFIPTVISMNYFY, encoded by the coding sequence atggctgaTGGCCAAACGACACTGCAAGATGAACCTTttgaaatcctaaaaaaatccGCACTAACCGACAATGACTTCTCTCGCTGGATGGAAAACCTGCCTAACGAGAAACAGCTTTGCCGTTTGAATGACTTGGTTATCCCCGGTTCGCACGACTCGGGGACATTTTACTTGAATCAAGATCTCGAGGTCGGTCCGGATGAACCGCAAATGATCCATAATCTCGTGACAGTCTTCGGGAAATTCGCTAAGTCAGTCGTCCACGGATGGTCCGTGACACAAAGTTTGAACATATACGAGCAGCTCTATGCAGGAGTCCGCTACATCGATCTACGTGTAGCTTTGAGAGCTGAAGAGAACGATGTAAGAATTGTCCATGGTCTTTATGGATGCCTTGTCAATGAGATACTTCGAGATGTGAAACGCTTCAATGCAGAGCGACCCAAGGAGGTGGTCATCCTTGACTTCAACCACTTTTATAACATGGACAGCGAGGCCCACCAAAGGCTAGCCGATACATTATTAGGCATGTTTGGGGAGACTTTGCGTGCCCCTGGGGAAGACCCCTTGAATGTCACTTTACAAGATCTGTGGGCGTGTGAGCAGAGTGTGATTATTGTCTACCATGATTACGACGTGTATGAATGCTATCCATGTTTCTGGCCTCCTAATTATTTCTATTCCCCATGGCCTAATGTTTCAGATCGAAAACAACTGATGGACTTTTTAAGTACTAAGTGTCTTAAGTCTGACTGTCCAAATAATGCGTTCCATATCACACAAGGTGTTCTGACACCCCAGACATCCACAGTTGTTGGCAACATGACAGGTACCCTTAAGGACTGTCTTGCTGTGAAATGCAATATTCACCTGACGGGCTGGCTTAAGGCATTGTGCGACAGCAAGTATCATAaattcaatatcatcatcactgatTTTGTGGAGCACGGAGAGTTTATTCCTACAGTCATCAGTATGAATTATTTTTACTGA
- the LOC116619848 gene encoding ETS translocation variant 4 encodes MMAQISFATITAMNQQLLMQLSQFANQPNVQTATPAIQNFMPATVPDQNMAISTSPQPDFGLETGFYTGSYLEELNSCQSTCNSDVSEVFEGKEANSQSCEQIFQDLEDIGVLGIDFDSDICPNFSDNINSNPDLAAFDEVEPSYQLAPQPQPPQTYHIKPEVQDFSCMGLSHSPAPSSDSGMVLSPCPSFSDSFSDTDAYSISSVDSPIPDPIQDDSCVPMTDPSPQVVPDTLPPKVPGRRRRGPKKPAKYNGNGPIQLWQFLLELLLCPQSQRLIEWTYDEKFEFKLLNPPVIATMWGKRKNKPNMNYEKLSRGLRYYYDKNIIDKVHGKRYVYQFVCDIEKILGYDPTEQKLDGVKVEDAVCGKPEMVPDCEKFWEAGSPDSGISVPDFDLLFNH; translated from the exons ATGATGGCGCAA ATCTCGTTTGCCACTATTACTGCTATGAATCAACAGCTGCTTATG CAGCTGAGCCAGTTTGCCAACCAGCCAAATGTACAAACTGCCACCCCCGCAATTCAGAATTTTATGCCGGCAACCGTGCCCGATCAAAACATGGCAATATCAACCTCGCCTCAGCCTGACTTTGGACTTGAGACTG GTTTCTACACAGGCAGCTACCTAGAAGAACTAAACAGTTGCCAATCAACCTGTAATTCAGACGTTTCTGAGGTCTTCGAAGGCAAAGAAGCGAATAGTCAAAGCTGTGAACAAATTTTTCAAG ATCTTGAAGACATTGGAGTGCTTGGCATAGACTTTGACTCTGACATTTGTCCCAATTTCAGTG ATAACATCAACAGCAACCCTGACCTAGCTGCCTTTGATGAGGTTGAACCTTCTTATCAGTTGGCCCCTCAACCACAGCCTCCTCAAACCTACCACATAAAACCTGAAGTCCAAGACTTCTCCTGCATGGGTCTATCACACAGCCCTGCTCCATCTTCAGACAGTGGCATGGTCCTAAGCCCATGCCCTAGCTTCTCAGACAGCTTTAGTGACACAGATGCTTACAGCATCTCCAGTGTGGACTCTCCCATTCCTGACCCCATCCAAGATGACTCATGTGTGCCCATGACGGACCCATCCCCTCAGGTTGTACCTGATACATTACCTCCAAAAGTACCAGGTCGACGGCGCAGAGGCCCCAAGAAACCTGCCAAGTACAATGGCAATGGCCCTATTCAGCTGTGGCAGTTTCTGCTCGAGCTACTCCTCTGCCCACAAAGCCAGAGATTGATAGAGTGGACGTATGATGAGAAGTTTGAGTTCAAACTACTGAACCCACCAGTGATTGCAACCATGTGGGGAAAGCGCAAGAACAAGCCCAACATGAACTACGAGAAGCTGAGCCGTGGACTACGTTACTACTATGACAAAAACATAATTGACAAAGTCCATGGCAAGAGGTATGTGTACCAGTTTGTATGTGATATTGAGAAGATCCTTGGATATGACCCCACGGAGCAGAAGCTGGACGGTGTAAAG GTAGAAGATGCAGTCTGCGGTAAGCCAGAAATGGTTCCCGATTGTGAGAAATTTTGGGAAGCTGGTAGCCCTGATAGTGGCATCAGTGTACCAGATTTCGATCTGCTCTTCAATCACTAG